From Acinetobacter lwoffii, a single genomic window includes:
- a CDS encoding substrate-binding domain-containing protein: MRFTNIALALAVTGATAVTTAHAARDTIQIAGSSTVLPYASIVAEEFGNTFPQFKTPVVGSGGSSGGLKQFCNGVGDNTIDIANSSRQIKSTELAECKKNGVNQVLEIKIGYDGIVFASNANKAAYKLRPQHVFAALAAQLPSNGKMVANPYTRWNQIDKALPNEPITLVIPASNHGTREVFQEKMVDAGCETYAAIKSLDKDAKKKACTTFRKDGRVVEIAGDYTETLARLKTSPSAVGVFGLGFYDQNRDRLRVATVNNVAPSEKTILNGAYPVSRPLFFYVKGEHLKSIKGLPQFTEYFLNKKVSGKGSKLEKAGLISMSDKERAAVLANFKAGKAVVVK, from the coding sequence ATGCGCTTTACAAATATAGCTTTAGCATTAGCAGTAACCGGGGCAACTGCTGTAACGACTGCACACGCAGCACGTGACACCATTCAAATTGCAGGTTCTTCAACTGTACTTCCATATGCCAGTATCGTGGCAGAAGAATTCGGTAATACTTTTCCACAGTTTAAAACACCAGTTGTCGGTTCTGGCGGTTCTTCAGGTGGTTTAAAGCAGTTCTGTAATGGCGTGGGTGATAACACGATTGATATCGCAAACTCTTCTCGTCAAATCAAGAGTACAGAGCTGGCAGAATGTAAAAAGAATGGCGTTAACCAAGTCCTAGAAATCAAAATTGGTTATGACGGTATTGTGTTTGCATCGAATGCAAACAAAGCGGCTTATAAACTGCGTCCACAACATGTCTTCGCTGCACTTGCTGCACAACTTCCATCAAATGGAAAAATGGTCGCTAACCCGTACACGCGTTGGAACCAAATTGACAAAGCACTTCCGAATGAACCGATCACCCTGGTAATTCCTGCGTCGAATCATGGTACGCGCGAAGTCTTCCAGGAGAAAATGGTGGATGCAGGTTGTGAAACGTATGCTGCAATTAAGTCTCTAGACAAAGATGCTAAGAAAAAAGCTTGTACAACATTCCGTAAAGATGGCCGTGTGGTTGAGATTGCCGGTGACTATACCGAAACATTGGCACGTTTAAAAACTTCTCCAAGTGCGGTAGGTGTGTTTGGCCTAGGTTTCTATGACCAGAACCGTGACCGTCTACGTGTTGCTACGGTGAACAATGTAGCGCCTTCTGAAAAGACCATCTTGAATGGTGCTTATCCGGTATCACGTCCATTGTTCTTCTATGTGAAAGGCGAGCACTTGAAATCGATCAAAGGCTTACCGCAGTTCACAGAATACTTCCTGAACAAGAAAGTATCTGGCAAAGGCTCTAAGCTGGAAAAAGCAGGTCTGATTTCAATGTCTGATAAAGAACGTGCGGCAGTCCTGGCAAATTTCAAGGCTGGTAAAGCGGTTGTTGTGAAGTAA
- the pstC gene encoding phosphate ABC transporter permease subunit PstC, giving the protein MNLLLIGVLLAIMAIAYQIGLSKSRSLAGKGSNSANLHSRPGYYGALVALWCGIPAFLILIVWNMVEPTFLKQVVLNHLPENVSASLDPASLSVVIDRVQALASGFGVSDTPAAYEVAAAEQLAKFSTIGTFAKLAVVISAALAGLVWAKKHISQEFRARNQVEKMINIGLALCSGVAILTTLGIVMSMFGEAMRFFSFVSPLDFFFGTQWNPGFSTSGSAEGSYGLLPLLWGTLMVSGIALLVAVPVGLMIAIYLAEYASPRFRSWAKPMIEVLAGIPTIVYGVFALMIIGPFLKSMGALVGLEINATSALTAGLVMGIMIIPFVSSLSDDIITQVPRALRDGSLGLGATKSETIRQVVLPAALPGIIGAFLLAASRAIGETMIVVLAAGNSPQLHANPLEAVSTVTITIVNQLTGDTDFASPQALVAFALGLTLFVITLGLNIVALIIVRKYREQYD; this is encoded by the coding sequence ATGAATCTGCTACTTATAGGTGTGTTATTGGCCATCATGGCCATAGCCTATCAAATCGGATTAAGTAAAAGCCGTAGCTTAGCAGGTAAGGGAAGCAATTCTGCAAACTTACACTCGCGTCCCGGATATTATGGTGCCCTGGTTGCACTATGGTGTGGTATCCCTGCGTTTTTAATTTTGATTGTTTGGAATATGGTGGAACCCACTTTTCTGAAGCAGGTGGTACTCAACCATTTGCCAGAAAATGTTTCGGCCAGTCTGGATCCGGCAAGTTTGAGCGTTGTGATTGATCGCGTTCAGGCACTTGCCTCAGGTTTTGGAGTGAGTGATACACCGGCAGCCTATGAAGTCGCAGCTGCGGAACAGCTGGCTAAATTCTCGACCATTGGTACCTTTGCCAAATTGGCAGTCGTGATTTCAGCTGCACTGGCTGGTCTGGTCTGGGCAAAGAAACATATTAGCCAGGAATTCCGTGCACGTAACCAAGTCGAAAAAATGATTAATATCGGCCTGGCATTGTGTTCGGGTGTGGCGATTCTGACCACTCTCGGGATTGTAATGTCGATGTTTGGCGAGGCGATGCGTTTCTTCAGTTTCGTCAGCCCACTGGATTTCTTCTTTGGTACCCAATGGAACCCAGGGTTTAGCACCTCTGGCAGTGCTGAAGGCAGTTATGGTTTATTGCCACTGCTCTGGGGCACGCTCATGGTCAGCGGGATCGCACTTTTAGTTGCAGTTCCGGTTGGTCTGATGATTGCGATCTATCTGGCAGAATATGCTTCACCGCGATTCCGCTCTTGGGCAAAACCTATGATTGAAGTGTTGGCGGGTATTCCTACGATTGTCTATGGTGTCTTTGCCTTGATGATCATCGGTCCATTCCTTAAAAGCATGGGTGCTCTGGTCGGACTCGAAATTAATGCCACCAGTGCGCTGACCGCCGGTCTGGTCATGGGCATCATGATCATTCCATTTGTATCTTCTTTGTCAGACGACATCATCACTCAGGTGCCGCGTGCCTTACGTGATGGTTCTTTGGGCTTGGGGGCGACCAAATCTGAAACGATTCGTCAGGTGGTTTTACCCGCAGCCCTACCGGGTATTATCGGTGCGTTCCTGTTGGCAGCGTCACGTGCAATTGGTGAAACCATGATCGTGGTTCTTGCAGCCGGGAACAGTCCGCAGTTGCATGCCAATCCGCTTGAAGCCGTATCTACGGTCACGATTACCATCGTGAATCAGTTAACTGGCGATACTGATTTTGCTAGTCCACAAGCACTGGTAGCCTTTGCACTAGGATTGACGCTATTCGTCATTACCTTGGGTTTGAACATTGTTGCACTGATCATCGTGCGTAAATATCGTGAGCAATACGACTAA
- a CDS encoding diaminobutyrate--2-oxoglutarate transaminase: MSVTSVNPATNSTNEYYLTRQSQMESNVRSYPRKLPLAIAKAQGCWVTDVEGTEYLDCLAGAGTLALGHNHPAVIQSIQDTIASGLPLHTLDLTTPLKDAFTEALLSYLPGGQEEYCLQFCGPSGADATEAAIKLAKTFTGRSSVISFSGGYHGMTHGALAMTGNLSAKNAVNGLMPGVQFMPYPHEYRCPLGLGGEAGVDALTYYFENFIEDVESGVTKPAAVILEAIQGEGGVVTAPVKWLQKIREVTEKHNIVLILDEVQAGFARSGKMFAFEHAGIEPDVVVMSKAVGGSLPLAVLGIKRKFDAWQPAGHTGTFRGNQLAMGTGLATINTIKEQNLAQNAQERGDFLQAELKKLATEFPCIGNVRGRGLMIGVEIVDERKDADHMGSLPADGQLAAAIQTACFNNKLLLEKGGRNGTVIRLLCPLIITQDECVEVIARFKKSVAEALVAVRGA, encoded by the coding sequence ATGAGCGTTACTTCTGTAAACCCTGCCACCAATTCCACAAACGAATACTACTTGACTCGCCAAAGTCAGATGGAATCGAATGTGCGTAGTTATCCACGTAAATTACCGTTAGCGATAGCGAAAGCACAAGGTTGCTGGGTTACCGATGTTGAAGGTACTGAGTACCTTGATTGTTTAGCTGGGGCAGGGACGTTGGCATTAGGCCATAATCATCCTGCGGTCATTCAAAGTATCCAGGATACGATTGCAAGCGGTTTACCATTGCATACCCTGGATCTTACTACTCCTTTAAAAGATGCTTTTACTGAAGCACTTCTTTCTTATCTTCCAGGTGGCCAAGAAGAATACTGCTTGCAGTTCTGTGGTCCATCCGGTGCAGATGCAACCGAAGCCGCGATTAAACTGGCGAAAACCTTTACCGGTCGTAGCTCAGTGATCAGCTTCTCTGGCGGTTATCACGGTATGACTCACGGTGCATTGGCAATGACAGGTAACCTGTCTGCGAAAAATGCAGTGAACGGCTTGATGCCGGGTGTACAGTTCATGCCATACCCGCATGAATACCGTTGCCCATTGGGTCTTGGTGGTGAAGCCGGTGTTGATGCCCTGACTTACTACTTTGAAAACTTCATTGAAGATGTAGAAAGTGGTGTGACCAAACCTGCAGCTGTAATTCTTGAAGCGATTCAAGGTGAAGGCGGTGTGGTAACGGCGCCAGTAAAATGGTTGCAAAAAATCCGGGAAGTGACTGAAAAACACAACATCGTATTGATTCTTGATGAAGTTCAGGCTGGTTTTGCACGTTCAGGCAAAATGTTTGCATTCGAACACGCAGGGATTGAACCTGATGTTGTAGTGATGTCTAAAGCCGTAGGTGGTAGCTTGCCGCTTGCCGTACTGGGTATTAAACGTAAGTTTGATGCTTGGCAACCTGCTGGTCATACCGGTACTTTCCGTGGTAACCAATTGGCGATGGGTACAGGTCTTGCAACGATCAATACCATTAAAGAACAGAACCTGGCTCAAAATGCACAAGAGCGTGGTGATTTCCTGCAAGCTGAACTTAAAAAACTGGCTACTGAATTCCCGTGTATCGGTAACGTGCGTGGCCGTGGTCTGATGATCGGCGTTGAAATCGTAGATGAGCGCAAAGATGCGGATCATATGGGTTCTTTACCTGCTGATGGTCAGTTGGCTGCAGCGATCCAAACCGCTTGTTTCAACAATAAATTATTGCTTGAGAAAGGTGGTCGTAACGGTACAGTGATTCGTTTACTTTGCCCGTTGATCATTACTCAAGACGAATGTGTTGAAGTGATTGCTCGTTTCAAAAAATCGGTTGCTGAAGCACTAGTTGCAGTTCGAGGCGCATAA
- the pstA gene encoding phosphate ABC transporter permease PstA yields the protein MSTSNTTPVDQRIDPSIAAELREKRKKTIQSSLARRHRKEKTFRLFGFSAVLAGLFFVVLLFGSILSKGLPAFWQSSMSLPIHFDPAIVDIGPKPKPAAGESPAQFEDRFIAWQTEVGMVDWDALIINGMIAKDSKLESQRDELGSLYTSSEAYRLRDMVMNDPSLVGQSKEVKILADANVDVWLAGNIDRDLPDEQQQLSPEVRQVADEMKASGVIENSFNTNIFTSPDSRSSPATSGLAGAFMGSLFMMMIVIFISIPIGVASAIYLEEFAPKNWITDVVEVNINNLAAVPSIVFGLLGAAIFIGWMHLPLSAPLVGGLVLSLMTLPTVIITTRASLKAVPPSIRQAALGLGASRIQTVFHHVLPLALPGILTGAIIGVAQALGETAPLLLIGMSAFVASVPATPFDQSTALPVQIFLWQGNELRNFFEGRTAAAIIVLLAMMISLNSLAIWLRKKFEVRW from the coding sequence ATGAGTACTTCAAATACAACGCCTGTGGATCAGCGTATTGATCCATCCATCGCCGCCGAGCTGCGTGAAAAGCGTAAGAAGACCATTCAAAGCTCTTTGGCACGACGTCATCGTAAAGAAAAAACCTTCCGTTTATTTGGTTTCTCTGCGGTACTGGCAGGTCTGTTCTTTGTGGTATTGCTGTTCGGGAGTATTTTATCCAAAGGTTTGCCTGCATTCTGGCAAAGCAGCATGAGTTTGCCGATTCATTTCGATCCAGCCATTGTGGATATTGGTCCAAAACCAAAGCCAGCTGCAGGAGAATCTCCAGCACAGTTTGAAGATCGCTTTATCGCATGGCAGACTGAAGTCGGAATGGTGGATTGGGATGCACTAATTATCAACGGCATGATCGCCAAAGACAGCAAGCTGGAAAGCCAGCGTGATGAACTGGGTTCTTTATATACCAGTTCTGAGGCGTATCGCTTGCGTGACATGGTCATGAATGACCCGAGTCTGGTCGGTCAAAGTAAGGAAGTGAAAATTCTGGCGGATGCCAATGTCGATGTCTGGTTGGCGGGAAATATTGACCGTGATCTTCCCGATGAACAGCAGCAGCTCAGTCCTGAAGTACGTCAGGTGGCGGACGAGATGAAAGCCTCTGGTGTGATTGAAAATAGTTTCAATACCAATATTTTCACCAGTCCTGACTCACGCAGCTCACCGGCAACTTCAGGCTTGGCAGGCGCCTTCATGGGCTCACTGTTCATGATGATGATCGTGATCTTTATCTCGATTCCAATCGGGGTGGCCTCTGCGATTTATCTGGAAGAGTTTGCACCGAAAAACTGGATTACCGATGTGGTCGAAGTCAATATCAACAACCTGGCAGCCGTACCATCGATTGTCTTCGGTCTATTGGGTGCAGCGATCTTCATTGGCTGGATGCATTTGCCACTGTCAGCCCCATTGGTGGGTGGTCTGGTACTGAGTCTGATGACCTTACCGACTGTGATCATCACCACACGCGCATCACTTAAAGCGGTTCCACCTTCGATTCGTCAGGCAGCTTTGGGCCTCGGTGCTTCCCGCATCCAGACAGTATTTCATCACGTCTTGCCTTTGGCTTTGCCGGGTATTTTGACGGGCGCAATCATTGGGGTCGCACAGGCTTTGGGTGAAACTGCACCATTGTTATTAATCGGGATGAGTGCTTTTGTTGCCAGCGTTCCAGCCACACCATTTGATCAGTCAACGGCTTTACCGGTGCAGATTTTCTTATGGCAAGGCAATGAATTACGTAACTTCTTTGAAGGGCGTACCGCAGCAGCAATTATTGTACTTCTGGCCATGATGATCAGCTTGAACAGTCTGGCCATCTGGTTACGTAAGAAATTTGAAGTCCGTTGGTAA
- a CDS encoding pyridoxal phosphate-dependent decarboxylase family protein, which yields MVDFAEHRKALLCNDAASIADYQAGMDQATKAVAAWLQNDKMYTGGSINELRSAIAFNPSKEGLGVEKSLERMVELFLNKSLKVHHPHSLAHLHCPTMVTSQIAEVLINATNQSMDSWDQSPAGSLMEVQLIDWLRQKVGYGAGQAGVFTSGGTQSNLMGVLLARDACIAKNWKDENGNPWSVQRDGIPADAMRNVKVICSENAHFSVQKNMAMMGMGFQSVVTVPVNENAQMDVDALEKTMAHLQSEGKIVACVVATAGTTDAGAIDPLKAIREITNKYGAWMHIDAAWGGALILSNDYRSMLDGIELSDSITLDFHKHYFQTISCGAFLLKDEANYRFMHYEAEYLNSAYDEEHGVPNLVSKSLQTTRRFDALKLWMTVEALGEELYGSMIDHGVKLTRDVADYIKATDGLELLLEPQFASVLFRVVPAGYPVELLDTLNQNVADELFARGEANIGVTKVGQVQSLKMTTLSPVATLDNVKNLLALVLAEADRIKDSIADGTYTPPIA from the coding sequence ATGGTAGATTTCGCAGAACATCGTAAAGCGTTACTCTGCAATGATGCTGCATCCATTGCTGACTATCAGGCTGGCATGGACCAAGCGACCAAAGCGGTTGCGGCATGGTTGCAAAACGACAAAATGTACACTGGCGGCAGCATTAACGAGCTACGCAGTGCGATTGCATTTAATCCTTCAAAAGAAGGTTTGGGTGTAGAAAAATCTCTTGAGCGTATGGTTGAGCTATTCCTCAACAAGAGCTTAAAAGTACATCATCCACATTCACTTGCGCATCTTCACTGTCCAACAATGGTGACCAGTCAGATCGCGGAAGTGCTGATTAACGCAACCAACCAGTCAATGGACTCATGGGATCAAAGCCCGGCCGGTTCGTTGATGGAAGTTCAGCTGATTGACTGGTTACGTCAAAAAGTGGGCTATGGTGCAGGTCAGGCCGGTGTATTCACTTCTGGTGGGACACAGTCTAACTTGATGGGCGTATTGCTGGCGCGTGATGCTTGCATTGCGAAAAACTGGAAAGACGAAAACGGTAATCCGTGGTCGGTTCAGCGCGATGGTATTCCTGCGGATGCGATGCGTAATGTCAAAGTCATCTGTTCTGAAAATGCACATTTCTCTGTGCAAAAGAACATGGCGATGATGGGCATGGGCTTCCAGTCAGTGGTCACTGTTCCTGTGAATGAAAATGCACAGATGGACGTAGATGCACTGGAAAAAACCATGGCGCATCTTCAGTCTGAAGGCAAGATCGTGGCATGTGTGGTGGCAACAGCGGGTACAACGGATGCTGGTGCGATTGATCCATTGAAAGCAATTCGTGAAATCACCAATAAATATGGCGCGTGGATGCACATCGATGCGGCATGGGGTGGTGCACTGATTCTATCCAATGACTATCGTTCTATGCTGGACGGGATTGAGCTGTCGGATTCGATCACGCTTGATTTCCATAAGCATTATTTTCAAACCATTTCTTGTGGCGCGTTCCTGCTGAAAGATGAAGCGAATTACCGTTTCATGCATTATGAAGCAGAGTATCTGAACTCCGCTTATGATGAAGAGCATGGCGTTCCTAACCTGGTATCGAAGTCACTACAAACGACGCGTCGTTTTGATGCATTGAAATTGTGGATGACAGTTGAAGCACTGGGCGAAGAGCTTTATGGTTCGATGATCGATCATGGCGTGAAATTAACCCGTGATGTGGCAGACTACATTAAAGCGACTGATGGTCTGGAGCTTCTGCTTGAGCCTCAATTCGCGTCTGTCTTGTTCCGTGTGGTTCCAGCGGGATATCCGGTTGAATTACTCGATACGCTCAATCAAAACGTAGCAGACGAACTGTTTGCACGTGGTGAAGCGAACATTGGTGTGACGAAAGTTGGTCAGGTTCAGTCTCTGAAAATGACTACTTTAAGCCCGGTTGCAACGCTTGATAATGTGAAGAACCTGTTGGCGCTAGTGCTTGCAGAAGCGGATCGTATCAAGGATTCAATCGCTGATGGTACCTACACGCCACCAATTGCATAA